Proteins from a genomic interval of Schaalia odontolytica:
- a CDS encoding type IV secretion protein Rhs, giving the protein MSLLMALCLFAAIALAIPGFAARADGNGSGSSPDDPYAIPRTAFSVNLEQGSEFERLYAKTGFWGVILDGGDVSPTAPLTFERGGERVNVDSDDLWQVTSLSNYSMVVQVPNGTNNREGITWEPGTIHTVRVVIYSSDDDVVADSFHYVKVYKPYEPDPEPTTEPTTDPTPEPTAAPTTQPAPTPTTAPTTQPAPTPTAEPTTQPAPTVDPAPAPTVDPAPAPTVDPAPAPSASPTPAPQPDDPQLPAVRPTETPSPTPTPTPTPTASASANVARPSDTPVSPVSDESQLNDANKGGVSAAFTAGQLTINVPSDKAAVGDWVSANIMQTGEARWLQVEDSNQVTMDLSGLPTGDYKVVVANRSHELVGWAEFKVASASGSSTDSSVDASGAVKLHAEMLSSSQDGDESESLNGYLLGAGACMLILGGLVVVQVLSGPKIGSSSHEVTLS; this is encoded by the coding sequence ATGAGCCTTCTCATGGCCTTGTGCCTGTTCGCCGCAATTGCGTTGGCTATCCCGGGTTTCGCGGCCCGAGCGGATGGGAATGGCTCGGGCTCAAGCCCCGATGACCCCTACGCCATCCCGCGCACTGCTTTCTCGGTGAATCTCGAGCAGGGATCCGAGTTTGAACGGCTCTATGCGAAGACCGGTTTCTGGGGCGTGATCCTTGACGGCGGTGACGTCTCGCCAACCGCTCCCCTCACCTTCGAACGCGGCGGGGAACGCGTGAACGTGGATTCCGACGACCTGTGGCAGGTGACGTCGCTGTCCAACTACAGCATGGTTGTTCAGGTGCCCAACGGCACCAACAACCGCGAGGGGATCACGTGGGAACCGGGAACCATCCACACCGTCCGCGTCGTCATCTACAGCAGTGACGATGATGTCGTGGCCGATTCGTTCCACTACGTCAAGGTGTACAAGCCCTACGAGCCTGATCCTGAGCCGACGACGGAACCCACCACGGATCCTACACCGGAGCCGACCGCCGCTCCCACGACGCAGCCCGCTCCCACGCCAACCACCGCTCCCACGACGCAGCCCGCTCCTACGCCGACCGCTGAGCCTACGACGCAGCCCGCGCCGACGGTTGATCCCGCTCCCGCGCCGACGGTTGATCCCGCTCCCGCGCCGACGGTTGATCCCGCTCCCGCGCCGAGTGCATCGCCGACGCCGGCTCCTCAGCCCGACGATCCACAGCTGCCGGCCGTGCGACCCACGGAAACCCCCTCGCCGACGCCCACCCCGACTCCGACCCCCACCGCGAGTGCGTCCGCTAACGTGGCCAGACCCTCAGACACACCGGTCTCGCCGGTGTCCGACGAGTCTCAGCTCAACGATGCAAACAAGGGAGGCGTCAGCGCAGCGTTTACCGCCGGCCAGCTGACCATCAACGTCCCCTCTGATAAGGCTGCCGTCGGCGACTGGGTCAGCGCCAACATCATGCAGACCGGCGAGGCTCGCTGGCTCCAGGTGGAGGACTCGAATCAGGTCACGATGGATCTGAGCGGCCTGCCCACCGGAGACTACAAGGTTGTCGTTGCCAATCGCTCCCACGAACTCGTCGGGTGGGCGGAATTCAAGGTGGCCTCGGCCTCCGGGTCCTCCACGGACTCGTCGGTTGACGCATCCGGCGCGGTCAAGTTGCACGCCGAGATGCTCTCCTCCTCCCAGGACGGAGATGAGTCCGAGAGCCTCAACGGATACCTGCTCGGTGCGGGAGCCTGCATGCTGATTCTCGGCGGCCTCGTCGTCGTTCAGGTTCTCTCCGGGCCGAAGATCGGGTCGTCCTCACACGAGGTCACCTTGTCTTAG
- a CDS encoding ABC transporter substrate-binding protein produces MHMSTRIRTFVGVALAALVAGACSPSQPTPASSTGPMSTAATETRMVTDASGQEVALPLEPTRVVTLSEPTTDNALALGITPVGAVSGRGQSGVAAYLADRAGDVPILGSVGTPNLEAVGAAHPDLILVDGTSVKSDDTDTLNALKQIAPVFYTAHSGDDWRETFTRTADALGVTDEASTKLADFDAHVAAVSSRLNDGGYLDQTYSVVRWQGDSAGLILKELPAGQALSALGMKRPANQDRNGEGHSEPVSLENIDQIDADWIFFGTLGKSSVNNPSAGGATGVEASEAALAEARASVGFDSLAAVRAGHVIPVDGSLWTSTGGYLLMEGIVANIEDQFVRAS; encoded by the coding sequence GTGCACATGTCGACTCGAATCCGCACCTTTGTCGGTGTCGCGCTCGCCGCGCTCGTGGCCGGAGCCTGCTCGCCCTCTCAACCCACGCCCGCCTCATCCACCGGACCCATGAGCACGGCCGCGACCGAGACCCGGATGGTGACCGACGCCTCCGGTCAGGAGGTTGCCCTTCCCCTCGAGCCCACTCGCGTCGTTACGCTCTCGGAGCCGACGACGGACAACGCCCTGGCGTTGGGGATTACTCCGGTCGGTGCCGTGTCCGGTCGAGGGCAATCCGGTGTCGCCGCCTACCTGGCCGACCGCGCCGGCGATGTTCCGATTCTCGGATCGGTCGGCACCCCCAACCTTGAGGCTGTCGGCGCCGCCCACCCCGACCTGATCCTCGTCGATGGAACGTCGGTCAAGAGTGACGACACCGACACGCTGAATGCCCTGAAGCAGATCGCCCCGGTGTTCTACACCGCACACTCTGGGGACGATTGGCGCGAGACCTTCACGCGCACCGCCGATGCGTTGGGTGTCACAGACGAGGCCTCCACCAAGCTCGCTGACTTTGACGCGCACGTGGCGGCCGTCAGCTCCCGCCTCAACGATGGCGGGTACCTGGACCAGACGTACTCCGTGGTGCGCTGGCAGGGTGACAGCGCGGGATTGATCCTCAAGGAGCTTCCTGCGGGCCAGGCGCTGAGCGCGCTGGGGATGAAGCGCCCGGCGAACCAGGACCGCAACGGCGAGGGACACTCCGAGCCCGTGTCGCTGGAGAACATCGATCAGATTGACGCCGACTGGATATTCTTCGGTACGCTCGGCAAGTCCTCGGTGAACAACCCGTCAGCCGGTGGCGCCACCGGAGTCGAGGCGTCCGAGGCGGCCCTGGCGGAGGCACGCGCGTCGGTCGGCTTCGACTCCCTTGCAGCGGTCCGCGCCGGGCACGTGATTCCCGTCGATGGGTCCCTGTGGACCTCCACCGGCGGATACCTCCTCATGGAGGGCATCGTCGCGAACATCGAGGATCAGTTCGTTCGGGCGTCCTGA
- a CDS encoding ABC transporter ATP-binding protein, whose product MTSAHPQTVLSARGIVVGYGKGDPILDGLSLDVLPGELTAIVGPNACGKSTLLRALARVLRVRGGVVELDGRAVATMNQKALARRLGLLAQSSRAPADILVEELVARGRYPHQPPLRQWSERDEHAVERAMEDAGVSSLVGRRVGELSGGQRQRVWIAMALAQETDILLLDEPTTYLDLNHQLEVLRVAQRLHRGGTTVVAVLHDLHLAFRYATHVVFMKDGSIVAQGRPSQVVNPDVINRVFGVPCRIIDDPVTSTPIVIPTS is encoded by the coding sequence ATGACGTCAGCGCATCCACAGACCGTGCTTTCCGCACGCGGCATCGTCGTGGGCTATGGGAAAGGGGATCCGATTCTCGACGGTCTCTCGCTCGACGTGCTTCCGGGAGAACTCACCGCGATCGTGGGGCCTAACGCGTGCGGCAAGTCGACCCTACTGCGCGCCCTCGCGCGGGTCTTGCGCGTGCGTGGCGGTGTCGTCGAACTCGATGGGCGAGCCGTGGCCACGATGAACCAGAAGGCGCTGGCGCGCAGGCTCGGCCTTTTGGCGCAGTCGTCCCGTGCGCCGGCCGACATCCTTGTTGAAGAGCTGGTCGCGCGTGGTAGGTATCCCCACCAGCCGCCGCTGCGCCAGTGGTCGGAGCGCGACGAACACGCCGTGGAGCGCGCGATGGAAGACGCGGGCGTGTCGAGCTTGGTGGGCAGGCGCGTGGGAGAACTATCCGGCGGGCAGCGCCAACGGGTGTGGATCGCGATGGCGTTGGCCCAGGAGACGGACATCCTGCTCCTGGATGAGCCCACGACCTATCTCGACCTGAATCATCAGCTCGAGGTCTTGCGCGTTGCCCAGCGTCTCCACAGAGGCGGCACGACGGTCGTCGCAGTCTTGCATGACCTGCATCTCGCCTTCCGCTACGCCACGCACGTGGTGTTCATGAAGGACGGAAGCATCGTCGCACAGGGGAGGCCATCCCAGGTCGTCAACCCCGATGTGATCAACCGTGTTTTCGGGGTTCCCTGCCGGATCATCGATGACCCGGTCACCTCGACGCCGATCGTGATCCCAACGAGCTAG
- a CDS encoding L-threonylcarbamoyladenylate synthase, with translation MSYVEMHPENPQARLVSTVVDLLERGGTIALPTDSGYAIATKIGNKAGMDTIRAIRKLDDKHNFSLLCHSFAQLGELVLIDNHEFRTMKALTPGPYTFILRGTKEVPRIMLNKKKHTVGVRIPDHVITQAIVGALGEPLACSTLIMPGEEEPLTDGFDVDERIGHQVDLVVVGPVGVAEPTTVINFAGGDAVVARVGAGDISLFD, from the coding sequence ATGTCGTACGTGGAGATGCACCCGGAAAATCCTCAGGCCCGTCTGGTTAGCACGGTCGTTGACCTGCTGGAGCGCGGGGGAACGATCGCCCTGCCCACCGATTCCGGCTACGCGATCGCGACCAAGATCGGTAACAAGGCAGGCATGGACACGATCCGTGCGATCCGCAAGCTTGACGACAAGCACAACTTCTCGTTGCTGTGCCACTCCTTCGCCCAGCTCGGGGAGCTGGTACTCATCGACAACCACGAGTTCCGCACCATGAAGGCGCTCACGCCCGGCCCCTACACCTTCATCCTGCGCGGCACGAAGGAAGTGCCGCGCATCATGCTCAACAAGAAGAAGCACACGGTGGGCGTGCGCATCCCGGACCACGTCATCACCCAGGCGATTGTCGGCGCACTCGGGGAGCCGCTCGCGTGCTCGACGCTCATCATGCCGGGTGAGGAAGAGCCGCTCACGGACGGATTTGATGTCGACGAGCGCATCGGGCACCAGGTTGACCTGGTGGTGGTGGGTCCGGTCGGCGTCGCCGAGCCGACGACCGTCATTAACTTCGCCGGTGGGGATGCGGTTGTCGCGCGCGTGGGAGCCGGCGACATCTCGCTCTTCGACTAA
- a CDS encoding FecCD family ABC transporter permease — protein sequence MRIRYAASVATAASVATLALVLSVAASLALGSRHIALSVVCDALVSGGTSHDAQVVVSLRVPRTLAALLGGGALGLAGSVMQAITRNPLADPGVLGINAGAAFAVVATTATFGVTSSGVNLAASVGGAAAASLLVFVLSGRGATGSRARLALAGIAVSAALTSVTQAIVSSNRLAFNEFRFWASGSLEGIDMTSVVRAGCLIGAGGVVALLLSSTLGILSLGDEAAMSLGVRVRVVRTLAVVSVTALAAGATALAGPLAFVGLAVPLLVRRVVGARQRAIAGWSILVGAVWVCLADVASRLILAPSEAPVGVIVALVGAPFFIVRASGRGMS from the coding sequence ATGAGAATCCGATATGCAGCGAGCGTCGCCACGGCCGCTTCTGTGGCGACGCTCGCGCTCGTCCTCAGCGTCGCCGCCTCGCTTGCCCTCGGCTCTCGACACATCGCACTCTCGGTTGTCTGCGATGCCCTCGTGAGCGGGGGGACGAGCCACGATGCGCAGGTCGTGGTGAGCCTGCGTGTTCCGCGCACGCTCGCCGCCCTCCTTGGCGGTGGAGCGCTCGGCCTCGCCGGTTCCGTCATGCAGGCGATCACTCGCAACCCCCTCGCCGACCCCGGAGTGCTGGGTATCAATGCCGGTGCCGCCTTTGCCGTGGTCGCGACGACGGCCACTTTCGGCGTGACGTCAAGCGGCGTCAACCTCGCCGCGTCGGTTGGCGGAGCCGCGGCAGCATCGCTGCTGGTGTTTGTCCTGTCGGGCAGGGGAGCAACGGGTTCTCGGGCGCGCCTGGCGCTCGCCGGAATTGCCGTGTCGGCCGCGCTCACGTCCGTCACCCAGGCCATCGTGTCCTCGAACCGGCTAGCGTTCAATGAGTTCCGCTTCTGGGCGTCGGGTTCCTTGGAGGGCATCGACATGACGTCGGTCGTCCGTGCTGGCTGCCTCATCGGGGCCGGAGGCGTCGTCGCACTACTGCTCAGCTCCACGCTCGGCATCCTCTCCCTCGGCGACGAGGCTGCGATGAGCCTGGGCGTGCGGGTACGCGTCGTGCGGACCCTCGCCGTTGTCTCGGTCACCGCCTTGGCGGCAGGAGCGACGGCGCTGGCGGGTCCCTTGGCTTTCGTCGGACTGGCTGTGCCGCTCCTGGTTCGGCGAGTGGTCGGTGCCCGGCAGCGAGCAATTGCAGGGTGGTCGATCCTGGTTGGTGCCGTGTGGGTGTGCCTTGCCGATGTTGCCTCGCGGCTCATCCTGGCTCCGTCGGAGGCGCCTGTCGGAGTGATCGTCGCGCTTGTCGGAGCCCCCTTCTTCATCGTGCGTGCATCGGGAAGGGGGATGTCGTGA
- a CDS encoding replication-associated recombination protein A: MDLFDSESFDDRGVPACDADAPLAVRMRPTSLDEVVGQGHLLGEGAPLRRLLTPSSRDGVAVSSVVLWGPPGTGKTTLAYLIAHASGRHFVELSAVSSGVGDVRSVVQAARRRIASGDEETVLFVDEVHRFSKAQQDSLLPAVENRWVVLVAATTENPSFSVISPLLSRSLLLTLRPLESDAIEELIRRALTDERGLGGRFGIEDEAVAGLVRLAGADARKSLTLLEAAAGVADDRGEHLITVAGVEAAANSALVRWGRDQHYDVASAFIKSMRGSDVDASLHYLARMIEAGEDPRFIARRIMIAASEEVGMAAPEVLSTCVAAAQGVASIGMPEARLLLAQAVVAVATAPKSNATYLAIDRAIADVRAGRGGAVPEHLRDAHYRGADMLGHGNGYLYAHDHPHHVAAQQYMPDDLQGVQYYAPTDNGHEAMLTKRLAMIRNLLKKR; this comes from the coding sequence GTGGATCTGTTCGATTCTGAGTCCTTCGACGACAGGGGCGTGCCCGCGTGCGACGCGGACGCGCCCCTCGCCGTTCGAATGCGCCCCACGAGCCTTGACGAGGTCGTCGGTCAAGGTCACCTCCTGGGCGAAGGCGCGCCCCTGCGCCGCCTTCTGACGCCCAGCTCGCGCGACGGGGTCGCTGTCTCCTCCGTCGTTCTGTGGGGCCCACCCGGCACGGGCAAGACAACCCTGGCCTACCTGATTGCTCACGCCTCGGGCAGGCACTTCGTGGAGCTCTCCGCTGTCTCCTCGGGTGTGGGTGACGTGCGTAGCGTCGTGCAGGCGGCGCGGAGGCGGATAGCATCGGGCGATGAAGAGACGGTCCTCTTCGTTGACGAGGTGCACCGCTTCTCGAAGGCGCAGCAGGACTCTCTCCTGCCCGCCGTCGAGAACCGCTGGGTCGTGCTCGTTGCCGCAACCACGGAGAATCCATCTTTTTCCGTCATCTCCCCGCTGCTCTCGCGCTCGCTGCTGCTCACGTTGCGCCCGCTCGAGTCCGACGCGATCGAGGAACTCATCCGGCGCGCGCTCACCGACGAGCGCGGCCTCGGGGGACGTTTCGGCATCGAGGACGAGGCTGTGGCGGGACTGGTGCGCCTGGCCGGAGCCGATGCTCGCAAGTCCCTGACCCTTCTGGAGGCCGCCGCAGGCGTCGCCGACGACCGGGGCGAACATCTCATCACCGTCGCCGGGGTCGAAGCTGCGGCCAATAGCGCGCTCGTGAGGTGGGGGAGGGATCAGCACTACGACGTTGCCAGCGCCTTCATCAAGTCCATGCGCGGGTCGGACGTGGACGCCTCCCTGCACTACCTCGCGCGCATGATCGAGGCTGGGGAGGACCCCAGGTTTATCGCGCGACGGATTATGATAGCGGCCAGCGAGGAGGTTGGCATGGCCGCGCCGGAGGTGCTCTCCACCTGCGTGGCCGCGGCACAGGGGGTCGCCAGCATCGGAATGCCCGAGGCGCGTCTCCTCCTGGCCCAGGCCGTTGTCGCCGTTGCCACCGCCCCGAAGTCGAACGCGACGTACCTGGCGATTGACCGCGCGATCGCCGATGTGCGCGCAGGCCGTGGGGGAGCGGTGCCCGAGCACTTGCGCGACGCGCACTACCGCGGGGCCGACATGCTGGGACATGGGAACGGATATCTCTATGCGCACGACCATCCGCATCACGTGGCGGCCCAGCAGTACATGCCCGACGATCTCCAAGGTGTGCAGTACTACGCTCCCACCGACAACGGGCATGAGGCGATGCTCACGAAGCGCCTCGCGATGATTCGCAATCTTCTGAAGAAACGCTAG
- a CDS encoding FecCD family ABC transporter permease yields the protein MNRGRYRAVRVKHGVIRVHRRSAIVVTLGLVFLSCLALYSLTLGDYGLGVADSLRRLTGDGGPSEDYLGVYFVQSVRLPRVVCAVAVGASLAIAGRIFQTISGNPLGSPDVVGLSAGSATGALVAIIILGASPATTGTGALIGGLVSGALVLACSGGTRVTGIRVVLVGIGCSAALRALNSLLIVKAPLEAAQRAQLWSVGSLNGVTFVRAFPLIVGLGILGLSCVCAAASIGLLAMGDDVATGLGVRVRVVRVSAIVSAIVLVALATAVAGPVAFVALSAPHIAARLCGGGRVGVVSSAVVGAALVLSADVVAQRIVAPAELPVGVVTGVLGGLYLLWILTREEAR from the coding sequence GTGAACCGAGGTCGCTATCGTGCTGTCCGCGTGAAGCACGGGGTGATACGTGTCCATCGTCGTAGCGCCATCGTCGTGACGCTTGGCCTCGTGTTCCTGTCGTGCCTCGCCCTGTACTCGCTCACGTTGGGCGACTACGGGCTCGGCGTCGCCGACTCCCTTCGGCGCCTAACGGGCGATGGCGGCCCATCCGAGGACTATCTCGGAGTCTACTTCGTGCAATCCGTCCGCCTTCCCCGTGTCGTGTGCGCGGTAGCGGTGGGCGCATCCCTTGCGATAGCAGGACGCATCTTCCAGACGATTTCGGGCAACCCGCTCGGCAGCCCCGACGTCGTCGGCCTGTCCGCGGGTTCGGCAACCGGTGCTCTTGTCGCCATCATCATCCTTGGCGCAAGTCCGGCGACGACGGGCACGGGTGCGTTGATCGGGGGCCTGGTCTCGGGTGCTCTGGTTCTGGCCTGCAGCGGTGGAACCCGAGTGACGGGCATTCGCGTCGTCCTGGTGGGGATCGGCTGCTCCGCTGCGCTGCGGGCCCTCAATTCGCTGCTCATCGTCAAGGCTCCTCTTGAGGCGGCTCAACGCGCCCAGCTGTGGAGCGTCGGCTCGCTGAACGGCGTGACTTTCGTCCGAGCGTTTCCTCTGATCGTCGGGCTGGGAATTCTAGGTCTCTCCTGTGTCTGTGCAGCTGCATCCATCGGCCTGCTCGCGATGGGTGATGACGTCGCCACGGGACTCGGGGTGCGCGTGCGCGTCGTGCGTGTGAGCGCCATCGTCTCGGCGATCGTCCTCGTCGCTCTTGCGACTGCGGTCGCCGGACCGGTCGCTTTCGTCGCGCTCTCCGCTCCGCACATCGCTGCGCGTCTGTGCGGTGGAGGGCGAGTAGGCGTCGTGTCCTCGGCGGTTGTGGGCGCAGCGCTCGTGCTAAGCGCCGACGTCGTGGCTCAGAGGATCGTCGCACCCGCGGAGCTGCCGGTCGGGGTTGTGACGGGTGTCCTCGGAGGGCTGTACCTGCTGTGGATCCTGACACGCGAGGAGGCACGATGA
- the aspS gene encoding aspartate--tRNA ligase yields the protein MLRTHNIGTLGTDLIGQTVTLTGWVDRRRDHGGVAFIDLRDASGIAQVVVRDERVAHELRSEFVLKVTGEVAARPEGNENPHLATGAIEVMGDDIEILNTSAPLPFQVSSNAEDSGNVGEETRLKYRYLDLRREPEQYAIRLRSKVSRAAREALYARDFVEIETPTLTRSTPEGARDFIVPARLSPGSWYALPQSPQLFKQLLMVAGMERYFQIARCYRDEDFRADRQPEFTQLDIEMSFVEQDDVIEVAEDVLKNVWTLIGYDLATPIPRMTYRDAMERFGSDKPDLRFGLELTELTDYFKDTPFRVFQAPYVGAVVMPGGGSQPRRTFDKWQEWAKARGAKGLAYVTIAEDGTLGGPVAKNISESEREGLAEATGAEPGDCIFFAAGKPTPSRELLGAARLEIGKRCDLIDPDAWAFTWVVDAPLFKPTGDAEAEGDIALGHSAWTAVHHAFTSPKPEWMDSFDRDPAHALAYAYDIVCNGNEIGGGSIRIHRRDVQNRVFDVMGIGEEEAQAQFGFLLDAFKFGAPPHGGVAFGWDRIVSLLTKSESIRDVIAFPKSGGGFDPLTEAPAPITPAQRKEAGVDATPRKRGEEASGDASK from the coding sequence GTGCTTCGCACTCACAACATTGGAACGCTTGGGACTGACCTGATCGGTCAGACGGTGACGCTCACCGGGTGGGTTGACCGCAGACGCGACCACGGTGGCGTCGCGTTTATTGACCTGCGCGACGCTTCCGGCATCGCTCAGGTAGTCGTTCGTGACGAGAGGGTCGCCCACGAGCTTCGCAGCGAGTTTGTTCTCAAGGTCACCGGCGAGGTCGCGGCTCGCCCCGAGGGAAACGAGAATCCCCACCTGGCGACCGGCGCCATCGAGGTCATGGGCGACGATATCGAGATTCTCAACACCAGTGCGCCCCTGCCTTTCCAGGTGTCTTCCAATGCTGAAGATTCCGGCAACGTGGGCGAGGAAACGCGCCTGAAGTACCGCTACCTCGACCTGCGCCGCGAACCCGAGCAGTACGCCATCCGCCTGCGCTCCAAGGTGTCGCGTGCTGCCCGCGAGGCCCTCTACGCCCGGGACTTTGTGGAGATCGAGACGCCGACGCTGACGCGTTCGACCCCCGAGGGAGCCCGAGACTTCATCGTGCCGGCTCGACTCTCGCCCGGCTCCTGGTATGCGCTTCCCCAATCCCCCCAGCTCTTCAAGCAGCTGCTGATGGTTGCCGGAATGGAGCGATACTTCCAGATCGCGCGCTGCTACCGCGACGAGGACTTCCGTGCGGATCGCCAGCCCGAGTTCACCCAGCTCGATATCGAGATGAGCTTCGTGGAACAGGATGACGTCATTGAGGTCGCGGAGGACGTCCTGAAGAACGTGTGGACGCTGATCGGCTACGACCTGGCAACGCCGATCCCTCGCATGACCTACAGGGATGCGATGGAGCGCTTCGGCTCGGACAAGCCCGACCTGCGTTTTGGCCTGGAACTCACCGAGCTGACCGACTATTTCAAGGACACGCCTTTCCGCGTGTTCCAGGCCCCCTACGTCGGCGCCGTCGTCATGCCCGGTGGCGGCTCTCAGCCGCGCCGTACCTTCGACAAGTGGCAGGAGTGGGCGAAGGCGCGCGGCGCCAAGGGCCTGGCCTACGTCACGATCGCCGAGGACGGTACGCTCGGTGGCCCCGTCGCCAAGAACATCTCCGAGTCCGAACGAGAGGGCCTGGCGGAGGCGACAGGTGCCGAGCCCGGGGACTGCATCTTCTTTGCCGCGGGCAAGCCAACTCCGTCGCGCGAGCTCCTGGGTGCCGCTCGCCTCGAGATCGGCAAGCGCTGCGATCTCATCGATCCCGACGCGTGGGCGTTCACGTGGGTCGTCGATGCGCCGCTGTTCAAGCCCACCGGTGACGCCGAGGCCGAGGGCGACATCGCGCTGGGGCACAGCGCGTGGACCGCCGTTCACCACGCCTTCACGTCGCCGAAACCGGAGTGGATGGACAGCTTCGATCGAGATCCCGCCCATGCGCTGGCCTACGCCTACGACATCGTCTGCAACGGCAACGAGATCGGCGGCGGCTCCATCCGTATCCACCGTCGAGACGTCCAAAATCGCGTCTTTGACGTCATGGGTATCGGCGAGGAGGAGGCGCAGGCGCAGTTCGGCTTCCTGCTTGATGCCTTCAAGTTTGGCGCTCCACCACACGGGGGCGTTGCGTTTGGCTGGGATCGAATCGTCTCGCTCCTGACCAAGTCTGAGTCGATTCGTGACGTCATCGCCTTCCCGAAGTCGGGCGGCGGCTTCGATCCGCTCACCGAGGCTCCGGCTCCCATCACACCCGCACAGCGCAAGGAGGCGGGAGTCGACGCGACGCCACGAAAGCGCGGCGAAGAGGCTTCGGGTGACGCCTCGAAGTGA
- a CDS encoding enterochelin esterase domain-containing protein, whose protein sequence is MAFGESSFSRNGYCRLRVEPPDAAFRHGEAHPIIGDRLTVDGTDAVRVIFQSRARGAAGYVILNTVTDRAREHLDEFRMGIGAQRGGRATLACVLPADAIMSYQFAWAEPRPVDPRGVTDARAWVAFVEEARPDPSNPLRIVNGRGHRASLFVGPDASVVWPSVPRPDGMRARREENIGACIGARLGGSLSRPVIVHDGETEARRTLLLLDGHIWRANGVGWLTRRYPGLRIVTIDGGEGVQREAEMTDTARVHALVWAVCDEAGVGPVMAAGQSYGGLAVLDAALRTDVPLDCALSQSPSLWWGGTERGRGEGMLMAGLRAGSIVPRGGVRLRLQVGTLERTMRPVVDDCGRIVRSYGGPVDVDHYRSGHDVAWWREGLVKALDDWCDPADM, encoded by the coding sequence GTGGCTTTCGGGGAATCCTCCTTCTCTCGTAACGGCTACTGTCGGCTGCGTGTCGAGCCGCCGGACGCCGCGTTTCGACACGGCGAGGCGCACCCGATCATTGGCGATCGCCTCACCGTCGACGGAACCGATGCGGTGCGTGTGATCTTTCAGTCGCGCGCCCGAGGGGCGGCGGGCTACGTCATCCTCAATACCGTGACGGATCGAGCCCGCGAGCACCTCGATGAGTTCCGCATGGGCATCGGTGCACAGCGTGGTGGTCGTGCCACCCTGGCGTGTGTGCTTCCCGCCGACGCGATCATGAGCTACCAATTCGCGTGGGCCGAGCCGCGCCCCGTCGATCCGCGGGGGGTGACGGATGCCCGCGCGTGGGTGGCCTTCGTTGAGGAGGCGCGCCCCGATCCCTCCAACCCGCTGCGAATCGTCAACGGGCGCGGGCATCGCGCCTCGCTTTTCGTGGGGCCCGACGCGTCGGTGGTCTGGCCCTCGGTTCCGCGCCCGGACGGGATGCGCGCTCGGCGCGAGGAGAACATTGGAGCGTGCATCGGCGCGCGCCTGGGAGGCTCGTTGAGCCGTCCCGTCATCGTCCACGACGGTGAGACCGAAGCGAGGAGGACTCTCCTTCTCCTTGACGGTCACATATGGCGGGCCAATGGTGTCGGCTGGTTGACCCGGCGCTATCCGGGCCTGCGCATCGTCACCATCGATGGGGGGGAGGGGGTTCAGCGCGAGGCGGAGATGACCGATACCGCCCGCGTGCACGCGCTGGTGTGGGCCGTGTGCGACGAGGCCGGGGTGGGTCCCGTGATGGCCGCCGGACAGTCCTATGGGGGTCTTGCGGTTCTCGACGCCGCCCTGCGAACGGATGTTCCGCTCGACTGCGCGCTCTCTCAGTCCCCGTCCCTGTGGTGGGGAGGAACTGAGAGGGGACGGGGCGAGGGCATGCTCATGGCTGGCCTGCGCGCCGGATCGATCGTGCCGCGTGGGGGCGTGAGACTGCGCCTGCAGGTGGGAACCCTCGAACGGACGATGCGTCCTGTTGTGGACGACTGCGGGCGGATTGTGCGCAGCTATGGCGGCCCGGTCGATGTGGATCACTACCGTAGCGGGCACGATGTCGCGTGGTGGCGCGAGGGACTCGTGAAGGCGCTCGACGACTGGTGCGACCCCGCGGACATGTGA